The sequence below is a genomic window from Ignavibacteriales bacterium.
GCATCACCAGCATAAACAGGTGAGAAATTCAAACCGCCATCTATTGTGCGGTAAATTCCTGTTGCTGAAACACCGAGACCATTTTGTGAATTAGTAAAACTGAATTCATAAATACCATTTGGTGATTCAATCCATGTTGAACCGCTGTCACGGCTTATAAACTTATCAAAGTTCCCGGTTGTTAATCCGAATGATGGTGTGTAAAACTCCATAAAGTAAGTTGAACCGAGAAAAGGTAATTGGTCCCAGGTAGTGCCGCCATTCGTTGTTCTGTAGTTTTCATTACCGAATACCCAGCCAAGCTGTGAGTTATAAAAAAACATTCCGTTAAGCGGATTACCAAGGGTTACAGGAATATCGCGTTGTACCCATGTATTTCCTCCGTCATTCGATTCAAACAAAGAGCCGCCATCATCAAACATATTATCATCGGTTGCTATAAATACACGATTACTATTTGGCGCTCCAATTCCTCTCACATCAAGATGAGTAGGTGAAGGGCTTTGTGTAACCCACTGCGCATTAGAATAGCCGTTGAATACCACAATTGCGAAGATCAACAAAAATATACGTGAGACATTAAGAAAGTCTGTGATTTTTCCAGGCTGGTTCTTTTTGATGTTAATGTTATGTTGTAAAAATTTTTCTTTAAGCATGATTTACCCCGAAATTATATTTAGGATTTATTGTTTGAATAAGTAGTAATGATCACTTTGAAATAAGTGACAATCAAATTGTGGTTATGTGATGAACGGATAATAAATTTTATTCAGTTTAAATATTATGTGCTACAAAATAAAAAGGCGGTTCCTTTGAACCGCCTTCCCCTTTGATTTATTTTTTATTGTGCTAAAATTATTTCAGCAGCAGCCCCACTAATCGGGGCTTCTGCTTAATTGATTGTATCACTTAAGCAACAGCATCTTTTTTACCTGAACATTATCATTGTATTCAAGCTTATAAAAATATAAACCCGAACTTAATCCTGATGCATCAAACTTTACATCATAGCTTCCGGCTGGTTGTTCTTCATTGACAAGTGTAGCAATTGAGTTTCCCAGCACATCAAAAACTTTTAGTATAATAAATGCATTTTGAGGAATGTTGTACGTTATTGTTGTTGAGGGATTAAATGGATTGGGATAGTTCTGCAGCAATTCAAAATTCACGGGAACGTCAATACTAAATTCTATTTCATTTGAATATTCAAAAGATCCATCAAGATCTATTTGTTTAAGTCTATATGTATATTTTCCTGTGTTCAAATTCTTGTCTGAATAAGAATAAGTATGGGTTTCAGTAGTTGTGCCATTCCCTTTAACAAATGCAATTACCTCCCAGTTTCCTGAACTTTCATTTTTTGAATCTTTTAACCGATGGATTTCAAACCCGGCATTATTCGTTTCAGAAGAAGTTCCCCAGTTTAATGTTACTGAGTTGCTGTTAACTTCGGCAGTGAATTCTGTTAGTTCAACAGGAACAACTGTTCCCGTTACAGTAAGAACTGCAACTCCTCTGCTTGCACAACTTATCCAAAGCTCATACCCTTCCTGCAAATATTTTACTTCAATATCGTATATCTGCGCATGCGGTAAACCACCGGTTTGTTGTTGAGGAATAATCCCAAAATTTGTTCCATCGAACCAGCATAATCCATATGTTGATGTAGATGTACTACCAAAGTTCGCAAACCATAATCTTCCATCGGCTGTAACTAATAAGGGAGAAATATTGTCCCCTGGGATTTGAGAATTTTGAGGAGAATAAAATTGATAAGTTCCATTGTTTGCATTCAACTTAAATAACCCCTGGTTGCTGCCAACCCACCCAATGCCATTTGGGGCAACGGCAACTGTTGTAAGCAGATCACTTTGTGGATTAAGCTCAGAAAAATCTGTGTTAAATCTAGTAAAATGGTTGGTGCCGTCTGTACGCAGAACCTGATTTCCGGAACAAGCCCAGATAGTTCCGGGTCTTGAGGGATCTTTTTTTATGTTTGCACCCCAACCACTAAATGGAACAGAAGTCCAGGAATTATTTATATCATTAAAGTATTTCAGATTATAATATTCTCCAAGACTCCAAAGTCTGTTTTGTGAATCTTCAACAACTCCTTCCGATCGATCGTTAGGATAATTTAATGAGTTATAAGTGGAGCCATTCCAGGAATACAGATATCCAAACATTGGATTAATGATAATGTCACCCGTGGATTGTCTGTAGTATATAACTTCTGAGTTATCGGTTGGGAATGGAAAAGGATAACCCAAGCCATAGTTTTCGTTATTGTATCCAATCCATCTTGTACCATCAAATTTCTGAAATCCACCAACACCCGGTCCGGCATTTCCGGTCATCCAAACATTGCCCGAATCATCAAATGAAATATCTTCTACCCAATAATCTATCTGTGAAGAATTGGTAATTCTGTATCTCTGCCAGCTACCGGTTTGTGCGTTTCTTTTTGCAGCACCTCCAATACCAGTTACCCAGATGTTTCCATTATCATCAAGATCAATTCCATAAGAAAATCCACCCTGTCGCCAGATACCAAAGCTTTGCCAGGATGTTCCATTAAATTGCCAGAGCTCGCTATTCCCATCCATCAACAGGGCGCTGCCATTTCCATAAGCTTTGAATGCCCAAATGTCGTTAAGAACTGATGGCACAGGGGGCTGCGGTGGAGTAATCCATTGTCCGCTTGTTGTCTTATACTCGAGAAAGTAAAACGGTGCGATGGAGTTGAATCGGACAATCCACAAATTGTTTTGTTCATCAACACAGTTATGACCCGGTGTTTTGACAAGTTCGCCCGGATTATAATTAAAAGTATGCGTTGTAAACAGTTGGGTATTACTATTAAAGGCGATTACGTTACCTGCGGCAGAAATCCATACAGTATATCCTCCGCCTTGCATTTGCTGGATTGCAACATTATCGCAGGATGCTACTGTACCCGGCCAGTTGTTGGCGGTGCTGCCGAAACCCCAATAGCGCCATACATTGGTAAGAGGATTATAATTTACAAGTCCGCCATTTCCCCAGCTTACTGATATAACTGCCATCCATAACGATCCGTCCGGAGCTATTGTAATTTCACGTGTGCGACCACCAGGATGGATTGAGTTGTTTGCACCCCAAAATTCCAATGAGTTTCCACCGATTGCAGGATTAAATTTTAATAAACCCCGCCAGGTTGCCATCCACAGAATTCCATTTGCATCTTCTTCTATATCACTTATGCGTGATGATCCAACATCATTAATATTTCCAATAACCGGATAGTCAACGTTTGAATAGTTAATCCATCTGTTTTCTGACTGAATATATTTTGCAAACCCGCCTTCTTCCCAGTTTGGATTATATGCCGCGATATATGGATCACCATCATGATCAATCCATATACCCTCAACATAGTCTCCCTGAATACCTGTATTCCCCGTTGTATAATATCGCCAGGAATAGGTCTGCGGAAGAATATTGGAGAATGAAATTATTGATAGGATTAAAAGTGCAGATAAAAATTTCATTGTTCTCTCCTCTAATATATTATAGTGATTTCTGTCTATTAAGTTGTCTTAATAAAACAAAGGGGACAAATTTTAGATGCTGCTAATAAAAAGGCGGTTCCTTTGAACCGCCTTCCCCTTTGATTTATTTTTTATTGTGCTAAAATTATTTCAGCAGCAGCCCCACTAATCGGGGCTTCTGCTTAATTGATTGTATCACTTAAGCAGCAGCATCTTTTTTACCTGAAGCTGACTGCCGCTTTCAAGTCTGTACAGATATAATCCTGAACTTAATCCTGAAGCATCAAAGTTAATGTTATATGTTCCGGCAGTAAGCTGAGAACTGACCAGAGTTTTAACTTCTTCTCCAATTGCATTGTACACTTTTAAAGATACAAGCTGATCTTTATTGATTGTAAATGAAATCGTTGTTGAGGGATTGAACGGGTTAGGATAATTCTGCTCGAGCGTGAATTCATCTATCACAACAGGAACTTCTTCAACCCCTGTTGGTGAATTTACCATTGACTGAAGCTGCAGCACCGTGTTGTTTGACGATGCATCAATGAATGACCAAACTCTTACCAGTTGACCATCAGTTAACTCTGTTATATTTATGTGGTTGAAATTATTATCAACAATAACTGTATTGTTTGTAATTGTGTAGGTTCCGGACGGAAGCTGAACCGACGAGCCGGAAATTGTCCCTGCAGTACCGGTCAGTTTTGAAAAGTTTGTATGGTCTTCGATTTTTATTCTTAGTGCACGCAATGTGTTATCCGGATTTTTCATCATCTTAACTTCAACAAAATGATTTACACTCAAATCAGCAAAAGTGATGGGCTGGTTTGCATGATTAAGATACACTGTTTTTTCATTCACAAATATTGTGAAGCCATTTACTGCAATACTATTCGCGTTAATCGCCTTGATCTGTCCGAATATTTCTATGTCTTCATTACCTTCGAGTTTTATTCTTAACGCTCTGGCAGTAGTTGTTCCGGTTTTAATTCCTTTAACTTCAACTAACTGTCCGTTTGCTAAAGACGAGTACAATATCGGATTGTTAAGATGATCAAATACTTGTGTTGTGCTGTCAACGCTGAATGTTGTACCACCAACGATGAATGATGCCGGGTTTATCTCTGATATTGTTCCTTTAAGTTCTATCTCATTCCTTACAAAATCCTCGATCTTTATTCTGCTTGCATAATAAGTCTGATCAGGTTTTCTGAATCCCTTTACTTCTGCAAACATTCCAACGGTAAGAGCCGCAATAGTTACAGGCATTCTGTTGTGATCCAGGAAAACTGTATTTGAATCAGTCGAGAATGTAATTCCGCCGATAGTGACATCAGATCCGGAGATTGTTTCAATGCGTGCGGTGAATTCAATTTCATTCTGATTATGATCTTCCAGTTTTATTCTTGAAGCAAGGTAAGTGCTGTCCGGCTGTCTGAATGCTTTTACTTCAACTCTGTCACCAACATTAAGCTCTGAGAAAGTGATGGGCTGACGGTTATTATTTAGTATAACAGTTTGGCTGTTCACAAAAAATTCCCTCGCACCAAGCAGAATGCTGTTCGCAGTTTTGTTATCTATAATTCCGGTTATTTCTATTTCGTTACCATGCTGATGCTCGTCTTCGGTTTTAACACGAACCGCAAGCAGGTCACCGTTTGTTTGAGCAAATGCTTTCACTTCCAGCAGTGAGCCGACTTCAATTTGTTCAAAAGAAAATGGTGCGCCATGTCTTCCCCTGTATTCTGTATTCTGATCAACAAGAAATGTTTTGCCGCCAATTATAAATGAGTTCGTTCCCTTTGAGGTAACATAACCTGTTATCTCAATTTCATTTTCGCCGCCCGGATTGTCTTCGGATTTAACACGCGTTGCCGTATATGTTCCGTTACTTCTGTTATCCCCCTGTACCTGCACAAGATCATTTAGCTGAAAATACGAGAATGTAACCGTTGAGCCATTTCGACCCCTGAATTCAGTGTTCTGGTCGAAGAAGAAGGTCTTTCCCTGAACGATAAGATAGTCAGAACCGAGTTCCGATATATTACCTGTGACTTCGATATCACTTACCGCAAAAATATTTAAAGACGTGAAAAGAATTAATAAAGTAACATAGAGCAGTTTGCTGAACCTGTTATCAGCGATGTGACGAATGGAATAAAACGCTTTCATGATGTTCTCCACTATTGTTATATATTTTTATTGATGTTTATTACTGCACAATAAATTTGTCTTCTGAATAATAAGTGTGTGTTATAACAAATAAGGTGACATGTTTTAATTGTCCGTCGGTTCGCGGTGGGAAAGAAATTGAAAGTCCCGGTATTTAACAGTTTAAATATTTGGCAGGCGGTAGTTCGATGTTACTGTAAAACAATATTTATTAATAACTATTCTTCTTTCTGCTTATTGAGAAATGAACGAAAATATTCTTCAGCCTTTACCGGATCAAATAAATCCTCTGGAGTGTTTTCAACTTCCGGAACTCCACCACTAATTAACACGTCGATTACATCTTCATTTAATTTGTTTGGATGTATCCTCCCGGCAATTTTACCTTTTGAATTTATCATTATTATATTTGGTATAGCCCACGCTTTATATTTTCTGAACATATCAAAGTCTTCATCAAGACCGACATCGCTTTTCATCCGATGATCATCAAGAAATTTCATTGCAAGACTTGCAGGTTCATAAGTGATTGAAATAAACTTGACATTTTTATTTTTGTACTTATCCACAAGCGCATTCATATGGGGGATAGATTCTATGCAAGGCGCACACCACGTTGCCCAGAAATCAATAATGAATACAGTATCCACAAAATCTTTTTCTTTGTAAGAGGTTTTTTCATTCTTTGATAAAGAGAAATAAGTTAACTCCGGCGGAGCTTGTCCTT
It includes:
- a CDS encoding T9SS type A sorting domain-containing protein, which codes for MKAFYSIRHIADNRFSKLLYVTLLILFTSLNIFAVSDIEVTGNISELGSDYLIVQGKTFFFDQNTEFRGRNGSTVTFSYFQLNDLVQVQGDNRSNGTYTATRVKSEDNPGGENEIEITGYVTSKGTNSFIIGGKTFLVDQNTEYRGRHGAPFSFEQIEVGSLLEVKAFAQTNGDLLAVRVKTEDEHQHGNEIEITGIIDNKTANSILLGAREFFVNSQTVILNNNRQPITFSELNVGDRVEVKAFRQPDSTYLASRIKLEDHNQNEIEFTARIETISGSDVTIGGITFSTDSNTVFLDHNRMPVTIAALTVGMFAEVKGFRKPDQTYYASRIKIEDFVRNEIELKGTISEINPASFIVGGTTFSVDSTTQVFDHLNNPILYSSLANGQLVEVKGIKTGTTTARALRIKLEGNEDIEIFGQIKAINANSIAVNGFTIFVNEKTVYLNHANQPITFADLSVNHFVEVKMMKNPDNTLRALRIKIEDHTNFSKLTGTAGTISGSSVQLPSGTYTITNNTVIVDNNFNHINITELTDGQLVRVWSFIDASSNNTVLQLQSMVNSPTGVEEVPVVIDEFTLEQNYPNPFNPSTTISFTINKDQLVSLKVYNAIGEEVKTLVSSQLTAGTYNINFDASGLSSGLYLYRLESGSQLQVKKMLLLK
- a CDS encoding T9SS type A sorting domain-containing protein, with product MKFLSALLILSIISFSNILPQTYSWRYYTTGNTGIQGDYVEGIWIDHDGDPYIAAYNPNWEEGGFAKYIQSENRWINYSNVDYPVIGNINDVGSSRISDIEEDANGILWMATWRGLLKFNPAIGGNSLEFWGANNSIHPGGRTREITIAPDGSLWMAVISVSWGNGGLVNYNPLTNVWRYWGFGSTANNWPGTVASCDNVAIQQMQGGGYTVWISAAGNVIAFNSNTQLFTTHTFNYNPGELVKTPGHNCVDEQNNLWIVRFNSIAPFYFLEYKTTSGQWITPPQPPVPSVLNDIWAFKAYGNGSALLMDGNSELWQFNGTSWQSFGIWRQGGFSYGIDLDDNGNIWVTGIGGAAKRNAQTGSWQRYRITNSSQIDYWVEDISFDDSGNVWMTGNAGPGVGGFQKFDGTRWIGYNNENYGLGYPFPFPTDNSEVIYYRQSTGDIIINPMFGYLYSWNGSTYNSLNYPNDRSEGVVEDSQNRLWSLGEYYNLKYFNDINNSWTSVPFSGWGANIKKDPSRPGTIWACSGNQVLRTDGTNHFTRFNTDFSELNPQSDLLTTVAVAPNGIGWVGSNQGLFKLNANNGTYQFYSPQNSQIPGDNISPLLVTADGRLWFANFGSTSTSTYGLCWFDGTNFGIIPQQQTGGLPHAQIYDIEVKYLQEGYELWISCASRGVAVLTVTGTVVPVELTEFTAEVNSNSVTLNWGTSSETNNAGFEIHRLKDSKNESSGNWEVIAFVKGNGTTTETHTYSYSDKNLNTGKYTYRLKQIDLDGSFEYSNEIEFSIDVPVNFELLQNYPNPFNPSTTITYNIPQNAFIILKVFDVLGNSIATLVNEEQPAGSYDVKFDASGLSSGLYFYKLEYNDNVQVKKMLLLK
- a CDS encoding TlpA family protein disulfide reductase → MKKIILFFTAFIMCAGAQNDKLQKGQAPPELTYFSLSKNEKTSYKEKDFVDTVFIIDFWATWCAPCIESIPHMNALVDKYKNKNVKFISITYEPASLAMKFLDDHRMKSDVGLDEDFDMFRKYKAWAIPNIIMINSKGKIAGRIHPNKLNEDVIDVLISGGVPEVENTPEDLFDPVKAEEYFRSFLNKQKEE